A region of Actinomycetota bacterium DNA encodes the following proteins:
- the purF gene encoding amidophosphoribosyltransferase codes for MTPFDGVREECGVFGVWAPGEDVARLTYFGLYALQHRGQESAGIATSDGSGVVVYRDLGLVSQVFNEKVLQGLVGHLAIGHVRYSTTGSSHRWENAQPARVSRADGGDIALGHNGNLVNTSEIASELAAAGVNVEASTDSHLIAALLAREPSDDLVDSFKKVAPRLQGAFSIVAMDENRIYGMRDPFGVRPLVIGVLPGGGYVFASETCALDIVGAQYIRDVEPGELVVIDGAGVHSHCLTEATPRLCVFEFVYLARPDSVLYGRSVYEVRRSMGKQLADESPVEADLVIGVPDSGHAAAQGFADRAGLPYGEGLIKNRYVGRTFIQPTQSLRQQGVRLKLNPLQEVIEGKRLVVVDDSIVRGTTSREIVEMLRKAGAREVHMRISSPPVAWPCFYGIDTANRDELIAANASPNEIRGFIGADSLGYLSLDGMLTSTGVATERFCHACFSGGYPIPVPTETLLTKNVLEQA; via the coding sequence ATGACCCCTTTCGACGGGGTGCGCGAGGAGTGCGGTGTCTTCGGCGTCTGGGCCCCGGGTGAGGACGTCGCCCGCCTGACGTACTTCGGCCTCTACGCGCTGCAGCACCGCGGCCAGGAGTCGGCCGGGATCGCCACGAGCGACGGGTCGGGCGTGGTCGTGTACCGCGACCTCGGACTCGTCTCCCAGGTCTTCAACGAGAAGGTCCTCCAGGGGCTCGTCGGCCACCTGGCGATCGGACATGTCCGCTACTCGACCACGGGCTCCTCGCACCGGTGGGAGAACGCCCAGCCGGCCAGGGTCTCCCGCGCCGACGGGGGGGACATCGCCCTCGGCCACAACGGCAACCTCGTGAACACCTCCGAGATCGCCTCGGAGCTCGCCGCCGCCGGGGTCAACGTCGAGGCGAGCACCGACTCCCACCTCATCGCCGCCCTCCTCGCCCGGGAGCCGAGCGACGACCTGGTCGACTCGTTCAAGAAGGTCGCGCCGCGACTCCAAGGCGCGTTCAGCATCGTCGCGATGGACGAGAACCGGATCTACGGGATGCGCGACCCATTCGGCGTCAGGCCCCTGGTGATAGGTGTCCTGCCGGGAGGCGGCTACGTCTTCGCGTCGGAGACCTGCGCGCTCGACATCGTGGGAGCCCAGTACATCCGCGACGTCGAGCCGGGCGAGCTCGTCGTCATCGACGGCGCCGGCGTCCACAGCCACTGCCTCACGGAGGCGACACCACGGCTGTGCGTCTTCGAGTTCGTGTACCTGGCCCGTCCCGACTCCGTCCTCTACGGACGCAGCGTGTACGAGGTCAGGCGGTCGATGGGCAAGCAGCTCGCGGACGAGTCCCCCGTCGAGGCCGATCTGGTGATCGGCGTGCCCGACTCCGGACACGCGGCCGCCCAGGGTTTCGCCGACCGGGCCGGGCTCCCGTACGGGGAGGGGCTGATCAAGAACCGCTACGTGGGCCGGACGTTCATCCAGCCCACCCAGTCCCTTCGGCAGCAGGGGGTGCGGCTGAAGCTCAACCCGCTCCAGGAGGTCATCGAGGGGAAGAGGCTCGTCGTCGTCGACGACTCGATCGTGCGTGGGACGACCTCGCGGGAGATCGTCGAGATGCTGCGGAAGGCGGGAGCCCGCGAGGTCCACATGCGGATCTCGAGCCCCCCGGTGGCCTGGCCCTGCTTCTACGGGATAGACACCGCGAACCGCGACGAGCTGATAGCGGCGAACGCGTCGCCGAACGAGATCCGCGGGTTCATCGGGGCCGACTCCCTGGGTTACCTCTCCCTCGACGGGATGCTCACCTCGACCGGGGTGGCGACCGAGAGGTTCTGCCACGCCTGCTTCTCGGGGGGGTACCCGATCCCGGTCCCGACGGAGACGCTGCTCACCAAGAACGTCCTAGAGCAGGCGTGA
- the purM gene encoding phosphoribosylformylglycinamidine cyclo-ligase, giving the protein MTRTYEGSGVDQAGADALIPFFAKQAARTKRLEVVGDVGGFAGGFSLERLADLGYRRPALVVSTDGVGTKVEPLRAAGRHSTAGWDAVAMNVDDVVCVGAEPLMLVDYVSVERLDQDVVREIVTGVADACATAGCSLVGGETSQHPGLLPPDGYDVVATCVGVVDVDRAWGPDRVQTGDEIVGLAATGPHANGFSLIRALVSEGGVPVPDELLAPTGIYCRALLSAAEEVPVHAAAHVTGGGIAGNLSRVLPDGAGAYVDRQAWPRPGWMELLLGWGVAETEAYATFNGGLGMLAVTPEGEALVRALAGRGVEAWVVGALEGPAGAHLR; this is encoded by the coding sequence GTGACCCGCACGTACGAGGGGTCCGGCGTCGACCAGGCAGGCGCGGACGCACTGATCCCGTTCTTCGCGAAGCAGGCCGCCCGCACGAAGCGCCTCGAGGTGGTCGGTGACGTCGGCGGGTTCGCGGGCGGGTTCTCGCTCGAGCGCCTCGCCGACCTCGGGTACCGGCGCCCGGCGCTCGTCGTCAGCACGGACGGCGTTGGGACGAAGGTGGAGCCGCTGAGGGCGGCCGGACGGCACTCGACCGCGGGGTGGGACGCGGTCGCGATGAACGTCGACGACGTCGTCTGCGTGGGGGCCGAGCCACTGATGCTCGTCGACTACGTGTCGGTCGAGAGGCTCGACCAGGACGTGGTCCGCGAGATAGTCACCGGCGTGGCGGACGCCTGTGCCACCGCCGGCTGCTCCCTCGTGGGGGGCGAGACGTCGCAGCACCCCGGGCTCCTCCCTCCGGACGGCTACGACGTCGTGGCGACCTGCGTGGGCGTGGTCGACGTGGACCGGGCTTGGGGTCCGGACCGGGTCCAGACGGGGGACGAGATCGTGGGGCTGGCGGCGACGGGTCCGCACGCGAACGGTTTCTCGCTGATCCGGGCGCTCGTGTCCGAAGGCGGGGTGCCCGTCCCCGACGAGCTGCTCGCGCCGACCGGCATCTACTGCCGGGCGCTGCTGTCCGCAGCCGAGGAGGTGCCCGTGCACGCCGCGGCGCACGTGACGGGGGGCGGGATCGCGGGCAACCTCTCGCGGGTGCTGCCCGACGGGGCCGGCGCCTACGTCGACCGGCAGGCCTGGCCGCGTCCGGGTTGGATGGAGCTGCTGCTCGGTTGGGGGGTGGCCGAGACCGAGGCCTACGCGACGTTCAACGGGGGGCTCGGGATGCTAGCCGTCACGCCCGAGGGGGAGGCGCTCGTGCGGGCGCTGGCCGGGCGAGGCGTCGAGGCGTGGGTGGTCGGGGCCTTGGAGGGCCCGGCCGGCGCCCACCTGCGCTAG
- a CDS encoding pyridoxal-phosphate dependent enzyme yields the protein MDSKTGPSGPARAIRRRLGPMPGLDLLPLAQVPTPVEEVDLSGVLGRPAARAWLKREDRSGAEMGGNKVRKLEWLLGAAIARGSRSVVTSGGVGSNHALATAYHAAEAGLEAHLAIFPHHVSDGSRRTLRAMCSMAAGVTFCPSDLLVPVVLAGVAGRLRVSGRRPSVIVPGGSQPVGTVGAVDLGLELAEQVAAGELDAPDAVFVPFGSGGTSVGLALGLQAGGVRCPVFAVRVYPLPLTSRAWLRTLAAGTVRLLRSAGAEMPAPDTRLLRVVGDQLGAGYAEPTEAAGAAREVGRALGIALEATYSGKAFAAFLDAAGSPAWRGRNLVFVLTYDARIPAGLEAAPDDVVPSPLRRYL from the coding sequence GTGGACTCCAAGACAGGCCCGTCCGGTCCAGCCCGCGCCATCCGTCGGCGCCTCGGACCGATGCCCGGACTCGACCTGCTCCCGCTGGCGCAGGTCCCGACGCCCGTGGAGGAGGTCGACCTGAGCGGGGTCCTCGGACGGCCGGCGGCGCGCGCCTGGTTGAAGCGCGAGGACCGGTCCGGCGCCGAGATGGGCGGGAACAAGGTCCGCAAGCTGGAGTGGCTGCTCGGCGCGGCGATCGCCCGCGGGAGCCGGTCCGTGGTCACGAGCGGGGGCGTCGGGTCGAACCACGCGCTCGCCACCGCGTACCACGCCGCGGAGGCCGGGCTCGAGGCGCATCTGGCGATCTTCCCGCACCACGTGTCCGACGGATCGCGCCGGACGCTGCGCGCGATGTGCTCCATGGCGGCCGGTGTGACGTTCTGTCCGTCGGACCTGCTCGTGCCGGTGGTCCTGGCCGGCGTGGCGGGCCGCCTGCGGGTATCGGGTCGGCGTCCCTCGGTCATCGTCCCAGGCGGCTCCCAACCGGTCGGGACGGTCGGCGCGGTCGATCTCGGGCTGGAGCTGGCCGAGCAGGTCGCCGCCGGCGAGCTGGACGCTCCCGACGCCGTCTTCGTCCCGTTCGGCAGCGGCGGTACGAGTGTGGGGCTCGCCCTCGGCCTGCAGGCCGGGGGTGTCCGCTGCCCCGTCTTCGCCGTCCGGGTCTACCCCCTCCCGCTCACCTCCCGAGCCTGGCTACGGACGCTGGCCGCAGGCACCGTCCGGCTGCTGCGCAGCGCGGGGGCAGAGATGCCGGCTCCCGATACGCGGCTGCTGCGGGTCGTCGGGGACCAGCTCGGAGCAGGGTACGCCGAGCCTACCGAGGCGGCCGGCGCGGCCCGGGAGGTGGGACGCGCGCTGGGGATCGCCTTGGAGGCCACGTACTCGGGGAAGGCCTTCGCGGCCTTCCTCGACGCGGCCGGGTCACCGGCATGGCGTGGACGCAACCTCGTCTTCGTGCTCACGTACGACGCGCGGATCCCGGCCGGGCTCGAAGCCGCTCCCGACGACGTGGTCCCGTCGCCGCTGCGCCGCTACCTCTAG
- a CDS encoding ATP-binding protein, which yields MGDLNPDGVAGGTSEELRRTARIAGLRDFESPTLEQVERRRVELIFVSFSLVVLFAAGLAILTAFVEPPDTLGNLGRTADALRVLIVLLGVLFGAYVWEKERHLRRLSRILVNERVLAAALSNRLKEISSLSEAGKAVVSMLELEDVLKVVLYAASDLLEADEGSVQLVEGDDLVVAAAVGPTQRFLGQRTSMMEGLAGYVARSREPLLIEGRPDMSDFGVVVHAREKRIESAISVPLEAKSELLGVLNLNVTTGERRYNEYDLRALRLFGEHAAMAIRHGRALRRERELRTQILELDRLRSELVGSMTHDLKTPLTTILGNAKLLLKRGDELAVERRDESLEAIVKQSERLLVLIERLLDAARSQARATLAPTMMDIVPVVERIAAAYTNAHGLRVVIERSSETLPVFADPDAVEQVLANLLENAVKHAPQGTTVCVRMRSAGDTVQLVVADDGPGIAPEVRDRLFEPYRQGEGGSGGVGLGLFIVSSLVTAMGGTIDVRSDAGGGATFTITLRAEAGEPAAPEAK from the coding sequence GTGGGGGACCTCAACCCGGACGGCGTCGCCGGCGGGACGAGCGAGGAGCTGCGTAGGACCGCGCGCATAGCCGGACTGCGCGACTTCGAGAGCCCGACCCTCGAGCAGGTGGAGCGTCGTCGCGTCGAGCTGATCTTCGTGAGCTTCTCCCTCGTCGTGCTGTTCGCGGCCGGTCTCGCGATCCTGACCGCGTTCGTCGAACCCCCGGACACGCTCGGCAACCTCGGGCGCACGGCCGACGCCCTGCGCGTGTTGATCGTGCTCCTCGGCGTCCTGTTCGGCGCCTACGTCTGGGAGAAGGAACGACACCTGCGCCGGCTCTCGCGCATCCTCGTGAACGAGCGGGTGCTGGCCGCCGCCCTGTCCAACCGATTGAAGGAGATCTCGTCGCTGTCGGAGGCCGGCAAGGCCGTCGTGTCGATGCTCGAACTGGAGGACGTCTTGAAGGTGGTCCTCTACGCGGCATCGGATCTGCTGGAGGCGGACGAGGGATCGGTCCAGCTGGTCGAGGGCGACGACCTGGTCGTCGCCGCGGCGGTGGGTCCTACGCAGCGCTTCCTCGGCCAGCGAACGTCGATGATGGAGGGGCTCGCGGGGTACGTGGCCCGCTCGCGGGAGCCGCTCCTGATCGAGGGACGTCCCGACATGAGCGATTTCGGCGTGGTCGTCCATGCGCGTGAGAAGCGCATCGAGTCGGCCATCTCCGTCCCGCTGGAGGCGAAGAGCGAGCTGCTGGGGGTCCTGAACCTCAACGTGACGACCGGTGAGCGCCGCTACAACGAGTACGACCTGCGCGCCCTGCGTCTGTTCGGGGAACACGCGGCGATGGCCATCCGCCACGGCCGGGCCCTCCGACGCGAACGCGAGCTGCGCACCCAGATCCTCGAGCTCGACCGGCTCCGGTCGGAGCTCGTCGGCAGCATGACGCACGACCTGAAGACACCGCTGACGACGATCCTCGGCAACGCGAAGTTGCTGCTGAAGCGGGGGGACGAGCTGGCGGTCGAGCGCCGGGACGAGTCGCTCGAGGCGATCGTGAAGCAGTCGGAGAGGCTCCTGGTGCTGATCGAGAGGCTCCTCGACGCCGCGCGATCGCAGGCGAGGGCGACGCTGGCTCCGACGATGATGGACATCGTCCCCGTCGTCGAGCGGATCGCGGCTGCGTACACGAACGCCCACGGCCTGAGGGTGGTCATCGAGCGCTCATCCGAGACGCTCCCGGTGTTCGCCGACCCGGATGCGGTCGAGCAGGTGCTGGCCAACCTCCTCGAGAACGCCGTGAAACACGCGCCGCAGGGGACGACCGTGTGCGTGCGCATGAGATCCGCGGGAGATACGGTCCAGCTCGTCGTCGCCGACGACGGACCCGGGATCGCCCCCGAGGTGCGCGACCGCCTGTTCGAGCCGTACCGGCAGGGCGAGGGCGGGAGCGGGGGGGTAGGCTTGGGGCTCTTCATCGTTTCGAGCCTCGTCACCGCCATGGGAGGGACGATCGACGTGCGCAGCGACGCGGGTGGGGGCGCCACGTTCACCATCACCCTCCGCGCCGAGGCCGGGGAGCCGGCCGCGCCCGAGGCGAAGTGA
- a CDS encoding response regulator transcription factor, with protein sequence MSRGRVLIVDDDPLLLRVLHLALETEGYEVLLASDGDTALKRMRERPDVVLLDVMMPLLDGWGVLERMRGMEQRPRMVALTGKVGRRDEIRAWQLGVDEYVIKPFDTEKLLGLIRDLVERTPDEQAKRRDEALRALGVPADQEL encoded by the coding sequence GTGAGCCGGGGACGGGTCCTGATCGTGGACGACGACCCGCTGCTCCTGCGGGTCCTGCACCTGGCGCTCGAGACGGAGGGGTACGAGGTCCTCCTCGCTTCCGACGGCGACACCGCTCTGAAGCGGATGAGGGAGAGACCCGATGTCGTCCTCCTCGACGTGATGATGCCGCTCCTGGACGGGTGGGGGGTCCTCGAGCGGATGCGGGGCATGGAGCAGCGTCCCAGGATGGTCGCGCTGACCGGGAAGGTCGGCCGCCGCGACGAGATCCGCGCCTGGCAGCTGGGCGTCGATGAGTACGTGATCAAGCCCTTCGACACCGAGAAGCTGCTCGGGCTGATCCGGGACCTGGTCGAGCGGACGCCCGACGAGCAGGCGAAGCGGCGGGACGAAGCGCTGCGCGCGCTCGGCGTCCCGGCCGATCAGGAGCTCTGA